The following are encoded together in the Astyanax mexicanus isolate ESR-SI-001 chromosome 8, AstMex3_surface, whole genome shotgun sequence genome:
- the LOC125780473 gene encoding uncharacterized protein LOC125780473 isoform X12: MAHITHFRCGETGDPDLKREGNLYKCQCCSFRTDREHSMKYHVKNHLTLAVQHAGISTYCKCCYRCGMIYRYQEWSDGVHNYDDHILLSLHLCIFLRNSLQTHQAIGSAVEALEKTCGKRFPSHQRVLYAYLHFEALTDHSYTFACVTCGYHPVTVVMDLHKKGVFSMPVSNIEVPPQDFDGKVNAEEFWEGVSLEMISRGLVPSNRQNPFVVCPSYHYWAPWIGRHTRSTSMVLNTEYSKVHTARTPDEASDFNITEDRLTDEILKLKMEAVRSLCKQCGIDSKGSRMDLVMRLRQEMQTRGTYDKIFSKVWGASGGWAVVTCPCAIVYAVKFNLRAESPRDFSDILLSMTHFPNLTLYDFARGLATHTNLREPESMPFSPYEGRLLEPTDNNVRLASAGQIKVSLPWLTSKKVVPDENGHPLTGSSEPYALYDRFHEANTKDKKDALRKIELIPEVCGWVNSQCAEQLFAGMRKNNHFLNMMTPTSHIFLVRNILHHYNNARNTKTLEEMKKALHVGMEIEFNSRGQTVMAAASAPGVSTASAAAPGVSRAAAAAPGVSTAAAAAAAAPGVSRASATPGVSRAAAAAPGVSRASATPGVSRAAAAAPGVSRASAAPGVSTAAAAAAPGVSRASATPGVSRAAAAAPGVSRASAAPGVSRASAAAPGMSAAAAAAAAPGVSRASATPGVSRAAATAPGVSRASAAPGVSRASAAAPGMSTAAAAAAAPGVSAAAAAAAAAAPGVSRASATPGVSRAAAAAPGVSRASANPGVSTTSAGAPGVSAEAISAPGLSVAEAAPVVSIVPQIAPKSVANCWRLTHLDHICASRNIWDFKLHKGLETLVNSALDSTQSAHEAIGSVGGTALKRSDFMSLGLDQEVEATIANCCFSICKIAAQQGKDVHAVDAYVVALNADPLLSLPSDAASKDCILFPVWKPGHWLLCVLKPKVKRIHILDSSGPSAHGDIECLSIISMLATRLVPGSWIIARNEDVPVQFGSSDCGVFMLMYALYVAHEWTFDFTQHDMPSIRRWWVNLLINNMTHGRKRRYDDITGQCMEQEYQGPEQENSEYLMSKDEETVAARTTGHHYRDSRLYRDSLEAQRWCNEHRNKFCGDVAPPPILNMSEEEMEEAFQKLDTLSIHTDEDERSDVLRNFGFSFTDLKDMAFFLDNVREKMGKRVSCELI, from the exons ATGGCG cACATCACACACTTCAGATGTGGAGAGACAGGGGATCCTGATCTAAAAAGAGAAGGAAACCTGTACAAGTGCCAGTGTTGTTCTTTCAGAACAGACAGAGAACACAGCATGAAATATCATGTGAAGAACCATTTGACCCTGGCAGTGCAGCATGCAG GGATTTCAACATACTGCAAGTGCTGCTACAGGTGTGGTATGATCTATCGCTACCAGGAATGGTCTGATGGAGTTCACAACTATGATGACCACATACTTCTGTCCTTGCATCTCTGTATCTTCCTTCGCAACAGTCTCCAA ACTCACCAGGCTATTGGAAGTGCTGTAGAAGCATTAGAGAAGACGTGTGGTAAAAGATTTCCATCACATCAAAGAGTGTTGTATGCGTATCTCCATTTTGAGGCCCTGACAGATCACTCGTACACTTTTGCATGTGTAACGTGTGGTTACCATCCTGTAACAGTTGTCATGGACCTTCATAAAAAGGGAGTCTTTAGTATGCCTG TGAGCAACATTGAGGTACCACCTCAGGATTTTGATGGGAAAGTCAATGCTGAAGAGTTTTGGGAAGGGGTATCATTGGAAATGATCAGTCGTGGCTTGGTGCCAA gcAATAGACAAAACCCATTTGTGGTTTGTCCAAGCTACCATTACTGGGCCCCATGGATTGGTCGCCACACAAGAAGCACCAGTATGGTCTTAAACACAGAGTACAGTAAAGTCCATACAGCCCGCACTCCAGATGAAGCATCTGACTTCAACATCACAGAGGACCGTCTCACAGACGAGATTCTTAAACTTAAG ATGGAAGCTGTGCGTAGTTTATGCAAGCAGTGTGGCATAGACTCCAAGGGCTCCAGAATGGACTTAGTTATGAGGTTGCGCCAAGAAATGCAAACCCGAGGAACATATGACAAAATCTTTTCTAAGGTCTGGGGAGCATCTG GTGGATGGGCTGTGGTTACCTGTCCCTGTGCTATTGTGTACGCCGTAAAATTTAACCTAAGGGCAGAGAGCCCAAGAGATTTTTCAGACATTCTATTATCAATGACTCATTTCCCCAATCTGACATTGTATGATTTTGCCAGAGGGCTGGCAACCCATACAAATCTGAGGGAGCCAGAGTCTATGCCTTTTAGCCCCTATGAGGGCAGGCTGCTTGAACCAACAGACAACAATGTCAGACTGGCTTCAGCAGGGCAGATTAAAGTGAGTTTGCCTTGGCTGACAAGTAAAAAGGTTGTACCTGATGAAAATGGTCACCCCCTGACAGGGTCATCAGAGCCTTATGCTCTATATGACCGCTTCCATGAGGCAAACACAAAAGACAAAAAGGATGCTTTGCGCAAAATAGAACTTATTCCAGAGGTATGTGGCTGGGTCAATAGCCAGTGTGCTGAGCAGCTTTTTGCTGGCATGAGGAAGAACAATCACTTCCTTAACATGATGACTCCCACATCACATATATTTTTAGTGCGAAATATTTTGCACCACTACAACAATGCACGCAACACAAAGACTCTTGAAGAGATGAAGAAAGCATTACATGTTGGAATGGAAATAGAGTTCAATTCAAGGGGACAGACAGTAATGG CAGCAGCATCGGCACCTGGAGTGTCCACAGCATCAGCAGCGGCCCCTGGAGtgtccagagcagcagcagcggcccctggagtgtccacagcagcagcagcagcagcagcggcccctggtgtgtccagagcatcagccacccctggagtgtccagagcagcagcagcggcccctggtgtgtccagagcatcagccacccctggagtgtccagagcagcagcagcggcccctGGTGTGTCCAGAGCATCAGCGGCCCCTGGAGTGTccacagcagcagcggcagcggcccctggtgtgtccagagcatcagccacccctggagtgtccagagcagcagcagcggcccctGGTGTGTCCAGAGCATCAGCGGCCCCTGGAGTGTCCAGAGCATCAGCAGCGGCCCCTGGAAtgtccgcagcagcagcagcagcggcggcccCTGGTGTGTCCAGAGCATCAGCCACACCTGGAGTGTCCAGAGCAGCAGCAACGGCCCCTGGTGTGTCCAGAGCATCAGCGGCCCCTGGAGTGTCCAGAGCATCAGCAGCGGCCCCTGGAAtgtccacagcagcagcagcggcggcggcccctggtgtgtccgcagcagcagcagcagcagcagcggcggcccctggtgtgtccagagcatcagccacccctggagtgtccagagcagcagcagcggcccctGGTGTGTCCAGAGCATCAGCGAACCCTGGAGTGTCCACAACATCAGCAGGGGCCCCTGGTGTGTCCGCAGAAGCAATATCGGCCCCTGGTTTGTCCGTAGCAGAAGCAGCACCTGTTGTATCCATAGTACCTCAAATAGCACCAAAATCTG tggcAAACTGTTGGAGGCTGACACACTTAGACCATATATGTGCCAGCAGGAATATCTGGGACTTCAAACTTCACAAAGGACTGGAGACACTG gttaattcTGCATTGGATTCCACACAGTCCGCCCATGAAGCCATAGGTTCTGTGGGCGGGACTGCATTGAAAAGGTCAGACTTCATGTCCTTAGGATTGGACCAAGAAGTCGAGGCAACA ATAGCCAACTGTTGCTTTTCAATATGTAAAATTGCGGCACAGCAG GGAAAGGATGTCCATGCTGTTGATGCTTATGTGGTGGCTCTCAATGCGGACCCATTGTTGTCTCTACCA TCAGATGCAGCATCAAAAGATTGTATCCTTTTCCCCGTATGGAAACCAGGACACTGGCTCCTatgt GTTCTCAAGCCAAAAGTTAAGAGGATTCACATTCTCGACTCCTCTGGCCCTAGTGCTCATGGAGATATTGAGTGTTTATCCATTATCAG CATGCTTGCTACAAGGCTTGTTCCAGGATCCTGGATAATTGCTAGAAATGAG GATGTTCCAGTACAGTTTGGGAGTTCTGACTGTGGAGTATTCATGCTTATG TATGCACTATATGTTGCCCATGAATGGACCTTCGACTTCACTCAG CATGATATGCCTAGCATAAGGAGATGGTGGGTGAACCTCCTGATCAACAACATGACACATGGAAG GAAGAGGAGATATGATGATATCACTGGTCAGTGCATGGAGCAGGAGTACCAGGGCCCTGAACAGGAGAACTCTGAATATTTGATG TCAAAAGATGAGGAGACTGTAGCTGCCAGGACAACTGGGCACCACTACAGG GACAGCAGATTATACCGTGACAGCTTGGAAGCGCAGAGATGGTGCAATGAACACAGGAACAAGTTTTGCGGAGATGTTGCACCACCTCCGATTCTAAACATGTCTGAAGAGGAGATGGAAGAGGCATTTCAGAAACTGGACACCCTCAGTATACACACTGATGAGGACGAAAGATCTGATGTGCTTAGAAACTTTGGTTTTTCGTTTACTGATCTGAAAGACATggctttttttttagataatgtcagagaaaaaatgggcaaaagagtctcctgcgagttaatttaa
- the LOC125780473 gene encoding uncharacterized protein LOC125780473 isoform X10 yields the protein MAHITHFRCGETGDPDLKREGNLYKCQCCSFRTDREHSMKYHVKNHLTLAVQHAGYLICKCSLMCRENSHFHCLYCHKTIIKKIQFITHLQLCSKTSPCPVDDTTRGPSSAPTACTCTESTAPTSSSPTPPPPVIPLPLVPDSLPPTSPQPTDALPPQKPPRLCGQRQHTVMCIHCGIEINKRNLRVHLLRKHTDNKKDITAQHHLSCECVDATNGIFAVAKSFTGPNTPIHVIKKNWGMNQQTRCEMDLCRINSEFAQRSNLHPFECQHVKSLTYCPPAKIYSPTLEEDTLTEMVHDKWFGNDKKNLCLQRQREANNGRAPLSCQVTVGGPPSKRFISVFEPNISYYSRLGRVLVSFDTKRIEWHCPCAKSRQSCIHKCIAKWHLFQTEQMLFRRVRIVEDDIQEVFTEGTEDVEEQQLDEGPRYPPEDAQLSRMVHYIFKNKKLPAVLPADVANARNVFPKHLVPLETICTECTENTLLSEPQLITSKATILTMTDVIEGISTYCKCCYRCGMIYRYQEWSDGVHNYDDHILLSLHLCIFLRNSLQTHQAIGSAVEALEKTCGKRFPSHQRVLYAYLHFEALTDHSYTFACVTCGYHPVTVVMDLHKKGVFSMPVSNIEVPPQDFDGKVNAEEFWEGVSLEMISRGLVPSNRQNPFVVCPSYHYWAPWIGRHTRSTSMVLNTEYSKVHTARTPDEASDFNITEDRLTDEILKLKMEAVRSLCKQCGIDSKGSRMDLVMRLRQEMQTRGTYDKIFSKVWGASGGWAVVTCPCAIVYAVKFNLRAESPRDFSDILLSMTHFPNLTLYDFARGLATHTNLREPESMPFSPYEGRLLEPTDNNVRLASAGQIKVSLPWLTSKKVVPDENGHPLTGSSEPYALYDRFHEANTKDKKDALRKIELIPEVCGWVNSQCAEQLFAGMRKNNHFLNMMTPTSHIFLVRNILHHYNNARNTKTLEEMKKALHVGMEIEFNSRGQTVMEQQQRPLECPQQQQQQQRPLVCPEHQPPLECPEQQQRPLVCPEHQPPLECPEQQQRPLVCPEHQRPLECPQQQRQRPLVCPEHQPPLECPEQQQRPLVCPEHQRPLECPEHQQRPLECPQQQQQRRPLVCPEHQPHLECPEQQQRPLVCPEHQRPLECPEHQQRPLECPQQQQRRRPLVCPQQQQQQQRRPLVCPEHQPPLECPEQQQRPLVCPEHQRTLECPQHQQGPLVCPQKQYRPLVCP from the exons ATGGCG cACATCACACACTTCAGATGTGGAGAGACAGGGGATCCTGATCTAAAAAGAGAAGGAAACCTGTACAAGTGCCAGTGTTGTTCTTTCAGAACAGACAGAGAACACAGCATGAAATATCATGTGAAGAACCATTTGACCCTGGCAGTGCAGCATGCAG GATACCTTATCTGTAAATGCAGTCTGATGTGCAGAGAAAATTCACATTTCCATTGCTTGTACTGccacaaaacaataataaagaaGATTCAGTTCATCACCCATTTACAATTGTGCAGTAAAACATCCCCTTGTCCTGTTGATGACACCACAAGAGGACCTTCTTCCGCTCCCACTGCTTGTACTTGCACAGAATCTACTGCTCCTACATCTTCTTCTCCAACTCCTCCTCCACCTGTTATTCCTCTACCACTGGTTCCTGATTCTCTTCCTCCAACTTCTCCTCAGCCTACTGATGCTTtaccaccacagaaaccacccagACTCTGTGGACAGAGGCAGCACACTGTCATGTGTATTCATTGTGGAATAGAGATAAACAAACGTAACTTAAGGGTACATCTACTGAGGAAACATACTGACAATAAGAAGGATATAACCGCACAGCATCATCTTAGTTGTGAGTGTGTTGATGCTACGAATGGCATTTTTGCCGTAGCAAAGTCATTTACAGGCCCCAATACACCTATTCACGTCATTAAAAAGAATTGGGGTATGAATCAGCAAACAAGATGTGAAATGGATCTGTGTAGGATCAACTCAGAATTTGCACAAAGAAGTAACTTACATCCATTTGAGTGTCAGCATGTTAAGTCCCTCACCTATTGCCCACCTGCTAAAATTTATTCTCCTACTCTTGAAGAGGATACTTTGACGGAAATGGTTCATGATAAGTGGTTTGGGAATGATAAAAAGAATCTATGTCTGCAACGGCAAAGAGAGGCAAATAATGGACGAGCCCCTCTGTCATGCCAGGTTACAGTAGGTGGGCCTCCATCAAAAagatttatttctgtgtttgagCCGAACATTTCTTATTATAGCAGGTTAGGTAGAGTGCTTGTTTCCTTTGACACAAAGAGGATTGAATGGCACTGCCCATGTGCAAAGTCTAGGCAGTCTTGCATTCACAAATGCATTGCAAAGTGGCATCTGTTTCAGACGGAACAGATGCTTTTCAGACGTGTTCGGATAGTGGAAGATGATATCCAGGAAGTATTTACAGAAGGTACAGAGGATGTGGAAGAACAGCAACTGGATGAAGGGCCACGGTATCCACCGGAAGATGCACAACTCTCACGAATGGTGCACTATATCTTCAAAAACAAGAAGCTTCCTGCAGTTCTCCCTGCTGATGTAGCCAATGCAAGAAATGTTTTCCCAAAGCACTTGGTTCCATTGGAGACCATTTGCACAGAATGCACAGAAAACACTCTACTTAGTGAACCTCAGCTTATCACTTCAAAAGCAACAATCTTGACTATGACAGATGTCATTGAAG GGATTTCAACATACTGCAAGTGCTGCTACAGGTGTGGTATGATCTATCGCTACCAGGAATGGTCTGATGGAGTTCACAACTATGATGACCACATACTTCTGTCCTTGCATCTCTGTATCTTCCTTCGCAACAGTCTCCAA ACTCACCAGGCTATTGGAAGTGCTGTAGAAGCATTAGAGAAGACGTGTGGTAAAAGATTTCCATCACATCAAAGAGTGTTGTATGCGTATCTCCATTTTGAGGCCCTGACAGATCACTCGTACACTTTTGCATGTGTAACGTGTGGTTACCATCCTGTAACAGTTGTCATGGACCTTCATAAAAAGGGAGTCTTTAGTATGCCTG TGAGCAACATTGAGGTACCACCTCAGGATTTTGATGGGAAAGTCAATGCTGAAGAGTTTTGGGAAGGGGTATCATTGGAAATGATCAGTCGTGGCTTGGTGCCAA gcAATAGACAAAACCCATTTGTGGTTTGTCCAAGCTACCATTACTGGGCCCCATGGATTGGTCGCCACACAAGAAGCACCAGTATGGTCTTAAACACAGAGTACAGTAAAGTCCATACAGCCCGCACTCCAGATGAAGCATCTGACTTCAACATCACAGAGGACCGTCTCACAGACGAGATTCTTAAACTTAAG ATGGAAGCTGTGCGTAGTTTATGCAAGCAGTGTGGCATAGACTCCAAGGGCTCCAGAATGGACTTAGTTATGAGGTTGCGCCAAGAAATGCAAACCCGAGGAACATATGACAAAATCTTTTCTAAGGTCTGGGGAGCATCTG GTGGATGGGCTGTGGTTACCTGTCCCTGTGCTATTGTGTACGCCGTAAAATTTAACCTAAGGGCAGAGAGCCCAAGAGATTTTTCAGACATTCTATTATCAATGACTCATTTCCCCAATCTGACATTGTATGATTTTGCCAGAGGGCTGGCAACCCATACAAATCTGAGGGAGCCAGAGTCTATGCCTTTTAGCCCCTATGAGGGCAGGCTGCTTGAACCAACAGACAACAATGTCAGACTGGCTTCAGCAGGGCAGATTAAAGTGAGTTTGCCTTGGCTGACAAGTAAAAAGGTTGTACCTGATGAAAATGGTCACCCCCTGACAGGGTCATCAGAGCCTTATGCTCTATATGACCGCTTCCATGAGGCAAACACAAAAGACAAAAAGGATGCTTTGCGCAAAATAGAACTTATTCCAGAGGTATGTGGCTGGGTCAATAGCCAGTGTGCTGAGCAGCTTTTTGCTGGCATGAGGAAGAACAATCACTTCCTTAACATGATGACTCCCACATCACATATATTTTTAGTGCGAAATATTTTGCACCACTACAACAATGCACGCAACACAAAGACTCTTGAAGAGATGAAGAAAGCATTACATGTTGGAATGGAAATAGAGTTCAATTCAAGGGGACAGACAGTAATGG agcagcagcagcggcccctggagtgtccacagcagcagcagcagcagcagcggcccctggtgtgtccagagcatcagccacccctggagtgtccagagcagcagcagcggcccctggtgtgtccagagcatcagccacccctggagtgtccagagcagcagcagcggcccctGGTGTGTCCAGAGCATCAGCGGCCCCTGGAGTGTccacagcagcagcggcagcggcccctggtgtgtccagagcatcagccacccctggagtgtccagagcagcagcagcggcccctGGTGTGTCCAGAGCATCAGCGGCCCCTGGAGTGTCCAGAGCATCAGCAGCGGCCCCTGGAAtgtccgcagcagcagcagcagcggcggcccCTGGTGTGTCCAGAGCATCAGCCACACCTGGAGTGTCCAGAGCAGCAGCAACGGCCCCTGGTGTGTCCAGAGCATCAGCGGCCCCTGGAGTGTCCAGAGCATCAGCAGCGGCCCCTGGAAtgtccacagcagcagcagcggcggcggcccctggtgtgtccgcagcagcagcagcagcagcagcggcggcccctggtgtgtccagagcatcagccacccctggagtgtccagagcagcagcagcggcccctGGTGTGTCCAGAGCATCAGCGAACCCTGGAGTGTCCACAACATCAGCAGGGGCCCCTGGTGTGTCCGCAGAAGCAATATCGGCCCCTGGTTTGTCCGTAG